TGGTGACCATGACCCTGCTGCGCGGCGTGACCATGGTCTATACCGAGGGCAGACCCATTTCCACCGGCTTTACCGATGCCGGGGATATTTTCGCCTGGTTCGGTACCGGCTATGTGTTCGGTATTCCGGTGCCGGTGTGGCTGATGGGCCTGACCTTCCTCGGCGCCTGGTATCTGCTTAACCATACCCGTTTCGGCCGCTATATCTATGCGGTGGGCGGCAACGAGGCCGCGGCCCGGCTGTCGGGCATCAACGTGGCCCGAGTGAAGATGGGCGTCTACGCCATCTGCGGCATGCTGTCGGCGCTGGCGGCCATTATCGTCACCAGCCGGCTGTCGTCGGCCCAGCCCACCGCCGGCACCAGCTATGAGTTGGACGCCATCGCCGCGGTGGTGCTGGGTGGCACCAGCCTGGCCGGCGGCCGGGGCGCCATTATGGGTACCCTGATCGGTGCCCTGATCATCGGTTTTCTCAACAACGCCCTGAACCTGCTCGACGTGTCTTCCTACTACCAGATGATCGCCAAGGCTTCGGTGATCCTGC
The Oceanimonas doudoroffii DNA segment above includes these coding regions:
- the rbsC gene encoding ribose ABC transporter permease translates to MNTALNPGRRWFSKEWLIAQKSLIALILLIGVVSLLSPNFFTVDNLLNILRQTSVNAIIAVGMTLVILTAGIDLSVGSVLALCGAFAASMVSMELSIFITLPAVLLAGFALGGLSGVIVAKGRVQAFIATLVTMTLLRGVTMVYTEGRPISTGFTDAGDIFAWFGTGYVFGIPVPVWLMGLTFLGAWYLLNHTRFGRYIYAVGGNEAAARLSGINVARVKMGVYAICGMLSALAAIIVTSRLSSAQPTAGTSYELDAIAAVVLGGTSLAGGRGAIMGTLIGALIIGFLNNALNLLDVSSYYQMIAKASVILLAVLVDNKNK